From a single Asticcacaulis sp. MM231 genomic region:
- the ligA gene encoding NAD-dependent DNA ligase LigA, protein MTIDDARSAHADLAAQIQHHRDLYYTQETPELTDAEYDALEAQLRALEAEFPELKTPDSPTQTVGGSASAKFSPVTHGIPMLSLDNAFAAEDVTDFEDRIRRFLKLPADEPVAFAAEPKIDGVSCSLLYVKGELVRAATRGDGRTGEDITENAKTIKDIPHHLKGTQHPDRIDVRGEVYMPLKEFAEMNARAEADGTKVFANPRNAASGALRQIDAAITASRPLRFFAYAWGEVSDADFVTTQSEALEKFRQWGFAVNPNSVRVEGAQGLLGVYDHIGKARSGLGYDIDGVVYKVDRLDWQRRLGFVSRSPRWAIAHKFPAQQALTRLTAVDIQVGRMGTLTPVARLEPINVGGVVVTNVTLHNADEIERKDIHIGDMVRVQRAGDVIPQIVGVELSERPADAVPYQFPVVCPCPLKTEVVRETNAKGEDGVARKCSGDQACPHQRVEYLKYVVSRRVLDIEGLGEKQLARFYEEGLINEPADIFTLEARDTASLTKLKNRDGFGDLSVKNLFAAIESRRHLALDRFIAALGIKHVGETTARLLARAYGSERHFYEFMVAAAEGDEAAREGLEHHDQIGPVVAGAVISYFAHPYQRALYDRLKAQIIDVQDAEVVAGDHAVSGKTVVFTGALERFTRDEAKAQAERLGAKVAGSVSAKTDYLVAGPGAGSKLKKAVELGVTTLTEDEWLAMVESS, encoded by the coding sequence CGACGCGGAGTATGACGCGCTGGAGGCGCAACTGCGCGCGCTGGAAGCCGAGTTTCCCGAACTGAAAACACCGGACAGCCCGACCCAGACGGTCGGCGGATCGGCCTCGGCCAAGTTCTCGCCGGTGACGCACGGCATTCCCATGCTGTCGCTCGATAACGCCTTCGCTGCCGAAGATGTCACGGATTTCGAGGACCGCATCCGGCGTTTCCTCAAGCTGCCGGCCGATGAACCCGTGGCCTTTGCCGCCGAGCCCAAGATCGACGGCGTGTCGTGCAGCCTGCTCTATGTGAAGGGTGAACTGGTGCGCGCCGCCACGCGCGGTGATGGTCGTACCGGCGAGGATATCACCGAGAACGCGAAGACCATAAAAGATATCCCGCATCACCTCAAAGGCACTCAACACCCAGACCGCATTGATGTGCGCGGCGAGGTCTATATGCCGCTGAAAGAATTCGCCGAGATGAACGCTAGGGCCGAGGCGGATGGCACCAAGGTCTTCGCCAATCCGCGCAATGCGGCCTCGGGCGCGTTGCGCCAGATCGATGCCGCCATCACGGCCTCGAGGCCTCTGCGCTTCTTCGCCTATGCCTGGGGGGAAGTCAGCGATGCGGATTTCGTCACCACCCAGTCCGAAGCGCTGGAAAAATTCCGCCAATGGGGCTTCGCCGTCAATCCGAATTCGGTACGCGTCGAAGGCGCGCAAGGCCTGCTCGGTGTTTATGACCATATCGGCAAGGCACGCTCCGGCCTGGGTTACGATATCGACGGCGTGGTCTATAAGGTCGATCGCCTCGACTGGCAGCGCCGTCTCGGCTTCGTGTCGCGCAGCCCGCGCTGGGCCATCGCGCACAAGTTCCCGGCACAGCAAGCCCTGACGCGCCTGACCGCCGTTGATATCCAGGTTGGTCGCATGGGGACGCTTACGCCAGTGGCGCGTCTGGAGCCGATCAATGTCGGCGGCGTGGTCGTCACCAATGTGACCCTGCACAATGCCGACGAAATCGAGCGCAAGGACATCCATATCGGCGACATGGTGCGCGTGCAGCGCGCCGGCGATGTTATCCCGCAGATCGTCGGCGTCGAACTGTCCGAACGGCCTGCCGATGCCGTGCCCTATCAGTTCCCCGTCGTTTGCCCGTGCCCGCTCAAAACCGAGGTGGTGCGCGAGACCAATGCCAAGGGCGAGGACGGCGTGGCGCGCAAGTGCTCCGGCGATCAGGCCTGTCCGCACCAGCGCGTCGAATACCTGAAATACGTCGTCAGCCGCCGCGTTCTTGATATCGAAGGCCTTGGTGAAAAGCAGTTGGCGCGTTTCTATGAGGAAGGTCTCATCAATGAGCCGGCGGATATCTTCACGCTGGAGGCGCGCGACACCGCTTCGCTGACCAAGCTCAAGAACCGCGATGGCTTCGGCGATCTGTCGGTGAAGAACCTGTTCGCCGCCATCGAGAGCCGTCGCCATCTGGCGCTCGATCGCTTTATCGCCGCGCTCGGCATCAAGCATGTCGGCGAGACCACGGCGCGTTTGCTGGCGCGCGCCTATGGCAGCGAGCGCCATTTCTATGAGTTCATGGTGGCCGCCGCCGAAGGTGACGAAGCCGCGCGCGAAGGGCTTGAGCATCACGATCAGATCGGGCCTGTGGTCGCCGGCGCCGTCATCAGCTATTTCGCCCATCCCTATCAGCGCGCCCTCTATGACCGCCTGAAAGCGCAGATCATCGATGTGCAGGACGCCGAAGTCGTGGCTGGCGATCATGCGGTCAGCGGCAAGACGGTGGTCTTCACTGGTGCGCTGGAACGCTTCACGCGCGATGAGGCCAAGGCGCAGGCCGAACGTTTAGGCGCCAAGGTGGCCGGTTCGGTCTCGGCCAAGACCGACTACCTCGTGGCCGGGCCAGGTGCGGGTTCCAAGCTCAAAAAGGCCGTCGAACTGGGCGTCACCACGCTTACCGAGGATGAGTGGCTTGCCATGGTGGAATCATCATAG